CTTCCTCATATCGAGCCTCCTGGTTCCTGTTTTCTACCACCACGAGACTCTCCCTTCAACCGGCTTCATTTTTGGGGGTCGGGTCACTTGCGCCCGCCTGCTGCATCAATCCGGAGTGGAGCGGGTAGATGCCTTTGTGCTCGCCAAACGTCTTTAGGACCCCGGGCAATCCCGGATTCCCGGAGACCGATTGTGTCCGCGGAAGGAGGTGATACAATACTCGGAATCATGCGAATTCTAAGGAATTACGTACTCAAAGAGTTCCTGAGCCAATGGCTCATGACACTCTCCCTGTTTACCTTTATTCTCGTTGTGGGCAATCTCATTAAACTCGCGGACCTGCTTCTCAATAAGGGGGTGGCTCCGATTTACGTGGCCCAGCTTTTTGTCCAGCAACTTCCCTTTCTTTTGCGCTATTCCATCCCCATGTCCCTGCTCGCCGGGACTTTACTGGCATTCGGGCGGCTTGCCTCGGACAACGAGATTGTCGCCATGCGCGCCAGCGGCTTCTTGCTTTACAAGCTAGCGCTCCCCATGATTGTCGTGGGATTGATCTTCAGCCTTTTCTGTATGATCCTCAATGACCACATCATTCCCCAATCCCACTTCAGCTCGAGACGGCTCCTAAAAGAGCTGGGGCTGCGCAACCCCACTGCCATGCTCGAGCCCGGAACCTTTATCCGCTCATTCAAGGGGTATATTGTTTTTATCTCCGCAATCGAGGGAGACACTTTGCGCAACGTGCGTATCTATCAACCCCGGCCCACGGGCCCTGCGCGCACCATCATCGCGGATCGCGGGCAGTTCGTGTTATACCCGGATCAGAATCTGATCCAGCTTCAGCTTTTGGACGGAACCACGGACGAACCCAACCCGAAACAGGCAGGCCGCTTTTACAAAATGTATTTCCGGAAATCCTCCCTGACACTGGATTATTCCGACGTTGCGGCCGACAGCCGCATTGAGAAAAAGCCCAAGGACATGACCATCCGTGAGCTGCAATTGAACTCCAGGATTCTGGAATCCGAGGGCATCCCCCCCACCCCTTTAGAGATTGAGATCCACACGCGCGTGGCCTTTTCTTTTGCCAGTCTCGCCTTTGTGCTTGTGGCTCTGCCCCTTGCCCTTTGGGCCAAGCGGGGGGAGCGTTCCGTGGGCTTGGGTCTGAGCCTGCTCGTTTTGGTGCTCTATTATCTTGGTTTGGCTGGGATGAGCGCTGTGGCCATGAAGGAGATTTTCCCTGTAGCGCCCCTGATATGGGCGCCGAATATGGTTTTGGCCGGAACCGGCATCCTTTTCCTATTCAGGACGATTGAACAATGAGGCTTCTGGAGCAATATATCTTGAGGGGTTTTTTGGCTCCCTGGTTTTGGTCCACAGGGGTCTTTGTCACGCTGTATGTGGTCATTGACCTCTTTGATAACCTGGAGGACGTGCTCAAGGCTCAAGTTCCTTTCCTGATCCTCCTGGAATACTACGCTTCGCTGATCCCGTTTATTGTGGTGCAGACCATTCCCCTGGCAGTTCTTGTGGCCACCATCTATTCTCTGAGCTATCTGAACCGGAATTATGAAATCGTGGCCATGCGGGCCGGCGGCATTCCCCTCCTGAAGATCCTCCAGCCACTGCTTCTCTTTACTTTTTTTATTTCGGGAGCCGTATTGTGGATCAACGAAACCTATGTCCCCAATAATCTTCTCCATGCCCAAAGCATTCGCGAGGAATATATCGAGGCCCGTGTCGAACAGGCCGGCAAAAAGGTTCTGGAGAATGTCACCATCTACGGCTCAAACAACACCCTTTTCCATCTGGGGCAATACAATCTGGCGGAAGAGGAATTTACCCACCTAACCCTTCTGAAGCAAAATGAGGACCAGAAACCCGTGTCCAAGATTATCGCCCAAAGCGGAAACTGGGCACAGGATCACTGGGAACTAAAGCAAGTCTTTGTGTTCCAGCTGGGGCCCAGGGGCCAAGTCGTGGGCCCGCCGGAGGAATACAAAACTTATGCGCTTCGGATCGCCGAGACCCCGGCTGATTTTGCCAAAGGCGAGGCGCGCATCGAATACATGAATATCGCCGCGCTCCTGAGGCATTTGCGCACCCTCAGGGGCACCAGCCCGGCCGTGCTCAGGCGTTTGGAAGCGGAATGGAATTACCGGCTTTCACTTCCCCTGACCAGCCTGATCATGGTGATTTTGGGCGCGCCCTTTGCGTTGGGCTATGGACGGAAAGCCAGCTTGCTCACGGGTGTGGCGCTAAGCTTTGGGTTGGCGGTTATGTATTTTTCCGTGACCGCAGTGGGGATGGCACTCGGCAAAGGGGGCTTTGTGCCCGCTTGGCTGGGGCCCTGGCTAGGGCATATTCTTTTCGGGGCTTTGGGGTTGGGTTTGCTCAGGCGGGTGCGTTGAAGCAATGATAGGAAGGGCGTAAATATAGATTGTCGATCCTTGCCTGTTGGGCCCCTCTTTTACTACTTTTAAGAGTTCCGCACTCTCGTCTAATTGACTGTAAATGGAGGCACCTGGGAAGCGCCCGGGTTCTGCCTCAAAATTCTTTCGTTGGTCGCTGCTCGTAATGACAAAATCTGCGCCGTAGCTTTTTAGTGCGGCGTAATTTTGAAGCTTACCGATGCCGAATCCGTGAATACGTGTAACTTTAAACCACTTGCTAGAAAGTTGTGGCATACACCAAGCGGGTTCTGTAATGAAATGACTCCCTGCCGGGATATTTTCATATATCCACTCACAAGCCATTGTGCGCGTGTCAGGAAGGACCAGCTCTCTTTGAAAGCTCATGACGCCCTTAATAGGAGATATGGCCAGGACCAGGACACAAAAAGCTATAAGAAAAAACCGCGTCGTCATTTTGAGCCTGGATCCAACCCATTTATCGCAATCCTGCAGCACAGCCACGGCGGCAACCAAACAGATCGGCACCAAGGGCAGCCAATAACGCGCATAACTGTTCTTCCACCCACCAATTACAGAAACATGTAAGGCAGAAAATCCTAAGAGCGGGAATATTCTTTTGTTTTGCTTCATCACAAACAAAACAGTCCCAAGCAAGCCCAACAGAAGCGACGGAATCCCGACACCCATTGAAAGGTATTTCAGCCCATCCACATAGCCTGAACCCTCAGGATTTATTCCAAAATTGCCTATATCGACGACCTGCCGTCGATTCCACAGAATTGCTGAAACTGCATTCTTGAAATCTAAAATAAGAAAGGGAGAGGTCAACAAGAAGGTGAGAGGAAGTGCAGCCAAAGTCAGGATAAAATGAAGTATCGGAGGCCGTTTCCGTGACAAGAGAAAGCTTATGACCGGAGCAACTCCAAGCAAAATAGCTGTATATTTAGTAGAAGTCGCAACTCCGGCACAGACCGCACAAAACAGATAATCCCTGATTTTTCCTGTTTCATAGGCACGCATAGCAAAAATCAGAGACACGCTGATCCAAAAGGTCATAGGGATGTCCACAATCCCATAATGTGAATGCTCTACGACAATCGGCGATATTGCTGCCAAGAATCCTACTAAGTATGCCCACCCCTTATGCTTGAGAAGAATCCTAGCCATCAACCAGGATGTGATCACAATACCTGTTCCATAGAGCACCGAAGCAAGGCGGCCAATCAATACAAAGGGGTCCCGGTAGGTGTAGAACAGTTCCTTAAATTCCGCGATATTCTGAAAGAGGCCTGTCGCTAGGCCCACGACAAAGAATAGGCCGTCCAAAAGTATCAGTGTGTATAGATGAAAAGCCCCATAATAAT
This DNA window, taken from Candidatus Omnitrophota bacterium, encodes the following:
- a CDS encoding LptF/LptG family permease; this encodes MRILRNYVLKEFLSQWLMTLSLFTFILVVGNLIKLADLLLNKGVAPIYVAQLFVQQLPFLLRYSIPMSLLAGTLLAFGRLASDNEIVAMRASGFLLYKLALPMIVVGLIFSLFCMILNDHIIPQSHFSSRRLLKELGLRNPTAMLEPGTFIRSFKGYIVFISAIEGDTLRNVRIYQPRPTGPARTIIADRGQFVLYPDQNLIQLQLLDGTTDEPNPKQAGRFYKMYFRKSSLTLDYSDVAADSRIEKKPKDMTIRELQLNSRILESEGIPPTPLEIEIHTRVAFSFASLAFVLVALPLALWAKRGERSVGLGLSLLVLVLYYLGLAGMSAVAMKEIFPVAPLIWAPNMVLAGTGILFLFRTIEQ
- a CDS encoding LptF/LptG family permease codes for the protein MRLLEQYILRGFLAPWFWSTGVFVTLYVVIDLFDNLEDVLKAQVPFLILLEYYASLIPFIVVQTIPLAVLVATIYSLSYLNRNYEIVAMRAGGIPLLKILQPLLLFTFFISGAVLWINETYVPNNLLHAQSIREEYIEARVEQAGKKVLENVTIYGSNNTLFHLGQYNLAEEEFTHLTLLKQNEDQKPVSKIIAQSGNWAQDHWELKQVFVFQLGPRGQVVGPPEEYKTYALRIAETPADFAKGEARIEYMNIAALLRHLRTLRGTSPAVLRRLEAEWNYRLSLPLTSLIMVILGAPFALGYGRKASLLTGVALSFGLAVMYFSVTAVGMALGKGGFVPAWLGPWLGHILFGALGLGLLRRVR
- a CDS encoding glycosyltransferase family 39 protein; translation: MNSSIPSEMAVSKRAHTAWAVGSLVLLSLVLNIWNLDFGLPYRYHADEVLVIDSAFWTVGNGMRPDNYYYGAFHLYTLILLDGLFFVVGLATGLFQNIAEFKELFYTYRDPFVLIGRLASVLYGTGIVITSWLMARILLKHKGWAYLVGFLAAISPIVVEHSHYGIVDIPMTFWISVSLIFAMRAYETGKIRDYLFCAVCAGVATSTKYTAILLGVAPVISFLLSRKRPPILHFILTLAALPLTFLLTSPFLILDFKNAVSAILWNRRQVVDIGNFGINPEGSGYVDGLKYLSMGVGIPSLLLGLLGTVLFVMKQNKRIFPLLGFSALHVSVIGGWKNSYARYWLPLVPICLVAAVAVLQDCDKWVGSRLKMTTRFFLIAFCVLVLAISPIKGVMSFQRELVLPDTRTMACEWIYENIPAGSHFITEPAWCMPQLSSKWFKVTRIHGFGIGKLQNYAALKSYGADFVITSSDQRKNFEAEPGRFPGASIYSQLDESAELLKVVKEGPNRQGSTIYIYALPIIASTHPPEQTQPQSPEKNMP